In one Candidatus Hydrogenedentota bacterium genomic region, the following are encoded:
- a CDS encoding DUF5615 family PIN-like protein — MTLWIDAQLSPSIAVWIAHTFAVEAVAVRDLGLREASDSAIFNAARDSGAIVVTKDRDFVRLLEVHGPPPQILWVTCGNTSNARLREVLTQSLDDAFKLLQSGESLVEISDRW; from the coding sequence ATGACACTTTGGATTGACGCGCAGCTCTCTCCGTCGATCGCGGTATGGATTGCGCACACGTTTGCCGTTGAAGCCGTCGCGGTGCGCGATCTGGGGCTTCGCGAAGCATCGGATTCCGCTATTTTCAATGCAGCCCGCGATAGCGGAGCCATTGTAGTAACCAAAGACCGCGATTTCGTCCGCTTGCTCGAAGTACACGGGCCTCCTCCGCAGATTCTGTGGGTAACGTGCGGAAACACATCCAACGCTCGTCTGCGTGAAGTACTGACGCAATCGCTTGACGATGCCTTCAAGCTCTTACAGTCCGGCGAATCCTTGGTGGAAATCAGTGACAGGTGGTGA
- a CDS encoding DUF433 domain-containing protein, which translates to MAVLLNRITVNIDQCGGRPCVRGMRIRVTDVLDLFAAGLSIDQILAELPDLTQEDVQACLQFAVARLNHPTLVA; encoded by the coding sequence ATGGCCGTCTTGCTCAACAGAATCACCGTGAACATTGACCAATGCGGGGGTCGTCCCTGCGTGCGTGGAATGAGGATTCGGGTCACCGACGTCTTGGACCTTTTTGCGGCGGGCTTGTCTATCGATCAGATCTTGGCAGAATTGCCGGATCTTACCCAAGAAGACGTTCAAGCCTGTCTGCAGTTTGCGGTGGCTAGACTGAACCATCCCACGTTGGTGGCATGA
- a CDS encoding dipeptide ABC transporter ATP-binding protein, with protein MSAVPEKRPLLVVRNLIKHFPVRKGVLSRVAGHVRAVDGVSFTLEKGQTLSLVGESGSGKTTCGRAILRLIEPTSGSVIFDGVELTTLRRGDLRAMRKRIQIIFQDPYGSLNPRMTVHSILSEVLATHGIVPRAQRRDRVVELLELVGLPPESADKYPHEFSGGQRQRIGIARAIAGEPDLIVADEPVSALDVSIQAQILNLLEDLQQKLGLTYLFIGHDLSVVRHISDTIAVMYLGQIVEFGPAETVFESPIHPYTKALLSAVPVPDPERVRHRRILHGDVPSPIAPPPGCRFHPRCPDCQESCKSREQTLTELKPGHWVACDVHVSINSKLPGRLD; from the coding sequence ATGAGCGCGGTCCCCGAAAAACGCCCCTTGCTGGTCGTAAGAAATCTGATCAAGCACTTTCCTGTCCGCAAGGGCGTGCTCTCGCGGGTGGCGGGTCACGTGCGGGCGGTGGACGGCGTGAGTTTCACGCTGGAGAAGGGGCAGACGCTCAGTCTGGTCGGCGAAAGCGGCAGTGGCAAAACGACATGCGGCCGCGCGATTCTGCGCCTCATCGAGCCGACTTCCGGCTCCGTGATCTTCGATGGGGTCGAACTGACGACTCTACGGCGCGGTGACCTTCGTGCCATGCGCAAGCGTATTCAGATTATTTTCCAGGATCCGTATGGATCGCTGAATCCTCGCATGACGGTGCATTCGATCCTCAGCGAAGTGCTTGCAACTCACGGTATCGTGCCGCGCGCACAGCGGCGCGATCGCGTTGTCGAACTGCTGGAACTCGTGGGACTGCCGCCGGAAAGCGCGGACAAGTATCCCCACGAATTCAGCGGGGGACAGCGTCAACGTATCGGAATTGCGCGCGCTATCGCCGGGGAACCCGATCTTATCGTTGCCGACGAACCGGTGTCGGCCCTCGATGTGTCCATTCAGGCGCAGATTCTGAACTTGCTGGAAGACCTGCAACAGAAACTCGGCCTGACATACTTGTTCATTGGTCACGATCTGAGCGTTGTGCGCCACATTTCGGACACGATTGCCGTGATGTACCTGGGCCAGATCGTCGAGTTCGGACCTGCGGAGACGGTCTTCGAGTCGCCCATTCATCCGTATACAAAGGCGTTGTTGTCCGCGGTGCCCGTGCCCGATCCGGAACGCGTGCGCCATCGCCGAATACTGCACGGCGATGTGCCGAGCCCCATCGCGCCGCCGCCGGGATGCCGGTTCCATCCGCGTTGCCCCGACTGTCAGGAATCGTGCAAGAGCCGCGAGCAAACGTTGACCGAATTGAAACCCGGGCATTGGGTTGCGTGTGACGTCCATGTTTCCATCAACTCAAAGCTCCCCGGCCGACTTGATTGA
- a CDS encoding glycoside hydrolase family 99-like domain-containing protein, with amino-acid sequence MAAILGLVSMVQIVAASIVPSWSFDRAEDVAAWVANADLKNVTVKDGVVGADAAGSDPFFSCDGLSFEATPYQTVTFTMKASESGTCYLFWTGTTEGPNGGLSELKKTPVEIVGDSQWHEITIMPCWHVEGAIRRLRFDVFDGAHFELKSIRIEDKSAGVAPQTSGYAWDTVATPWTRVSVADEVFAPPLRLSLEGKAWVSVRLKTDMDGTAALLWSAADTSGLQVEPFPIRRSSEARTYFIEMALNEKWTGDLLTLGVRFPKDADVTLESVTLGEEPIGPARFEVSYFGFENGVNRVGKPARVTVRIVNRGAMPTNVPATDLILPDAVELVEKPAAPAQQLSYEDYVDLTWTVVGKVPGAQAVKATFAGDAAPEEAAAALMFMPALELPKADYVPEPKPIQTTMDVAAYYFPGWESARKWDCIQRVAPIRKPVLGYYDESNPECVDWQIKWSVENGINVYLVDWYWVKGSQYLTHWFDAYRKTRYRDMLKVAVMWANHNPEGSHSVEDWRAVTKEWIDRYFNLPSYYRINDKPAVFLWNPEGLRGDLKDSATVKSALDESQQMARDAGYKGIEFVVVNGSSSPALVKLLVDEGYAGATNYHEWGGAARDSMSGLPVSYEDVVKSAPDAWAKRDEVCAGLMYYPLVDTGWDARPWHGDRSLQLVGRTPERFERILREAKTYCEAHAKRLVVLGPVNEWGEGSYIEPCAEYDFGMLEAVRAVFGKGDPSLWPVNVAPSDIGLGPYDFPARPEANVWNFDNDADGWASMMGVSDLRAEDGSLRFRTASGDPAITASLAELKASKFTTFEFTIRIAGASTEAAAAQLFWSRGSTMSEAASVSVPVKADGSAHTYSMDLKANPNWRGFVSTLRFDPCNVANVDVTIDSMRFR; translated from the coding sequence ATGGCGGCAATCCTCGGCTTGGTGTCTATGGTTCAAATCGTGGCAGCATCCATTGTGCCGTCGTGGTCGTTCGATCGCGCCGAAGATGTGGCGGCATGGGTGGCGAATGCCGACTTAAAGAATGTCACCGTGAAGGACGGCGTTGTCGGGGCCGATGCCGCGGGCAGCGATCCCTTTTTCTCGTGCGACGGGCTCTCGTTCGAGGCCACGCCGTACCAAACCGTGACGTTTACCATGAAGGCCAGCGAAAGCGGAACCTGCTACCTCTTCTGGACCGGCACGACCGAGGGTCCGAACGGCGGTCTGTCGGAATTGAAAAAGACGCCGGTCGAAATCGTCGGCGACAGCCAATGGCACGAAATCACAATTATGCCGTGCTGGCACGTCGAAGGCGCGATCCGGCGGTTACGATTCGATGTCTTCGACGGCGCGCATTTTGAACTCAAGTCTATTCGAATTGAGGACAAAAGCGCGGGAGTCGCTCCGCAAACCAGCGGATACGCGTGGGACACCGTCGCGACTCCGTGGACGAGAGTTTCCGTCGCAGACGAAGTCTTTGCACCTCCACTACGGCTGTCCCTTGAGGGCAAAGCGTGGGTGAGCGTTCGACTCAAGACGGATATGGACGGAACCGCGGCGCTGCTTTGGAGCGCGGCGGACACTTCGGGGTTGCAGGTCGAGCCGTTTCCGATACGGCGTTCGAGTGAAGCGCGCACCTACTTTATCGAGATGGCGCTTAATGAAAAATGGACCGGCGACCTGCTCACGCTGGGCGTGCGCTTTCCCAAGGATGCGGACGTAACTCTGGAATCAGTGACACTTGGCGAGGAGCCAATCGGACCTGCGCGATTTGAAGTCAGCTATTTCGGGTTCGAAAACGGCGTGAACCGCGTTGGCAAACCGGCGCGCGTCACGGTGCGAATCGTCAATCGCGGCGCGATGCCGACGAACGTTCCGGCCACGGATCTGATCCTTCCCGATGCCGTCGAACTGGTCGAGAAACCGGCAGCGCCGGCGCAGCAATTGTCGTATGAAGACTACGTGGACCTCACCTGGACGGTGGTAGGAAAGGTGCCCGGCGCACAGGCCGTGAAGGCGACGTTCGCAGGTGATGCGGCACCCGAAGAAGCGGCTGCCGCGTTGATGTTCATGCCCGCGCTAGAACTACCCAAGGCAGACTACGTTCCCGAGCCAAAGCCGATCCAAACCACGATGGACGTCGCCGCCTATTACTTCCCCGGCTGGGAATCCGCGCGGAAGTGGGACTGCATTCAACGAGTCGCACCCATTCGAAAGCCGGTGCTCGGATACTACGACGAAAGCAATCCAGAATGCGTGGATTGGCAAATCAAGTGGTCGGTCGAAAACGGTATCAACGTGTACCTGGTCGATTGGTACTGGGTGAAGGGTAGCCAGTACTTAACGCACTGGTTCGACGCATATCGCAAAACGCGCTATCGCGACATGCTGAAGGTCGCCGTCATGTGGGCCAACCACAATCCGGAGGGATCGCATTCCGTCGAAGATTGGCGCGCCGTGACGAAGGAATGGATCGACCGCTATTTCAACCTGCCTTCCTACTACCGAATTAACGACAAACCGGCCGTGTTTCTGTGGAACCCCGAAGGACTTCGAGGCGACCTAAAAGACAGCGCCACCGTGAAATCGGCATTGGACGAATCACAGCAAATGGCACGCGATGCCGGGTACAAAGGCATCGAGTTTGTGGTGGTAAACGGTTCCAGTTCACCCGCACTCGTGAAGCTGCTGGTGGACGAAGGCTATGCCGGCGCGACCAACTACCACGAATGGGGTGGAGCGGCCAGGGACAGCATGTCCGGTCTTCCGGTTTCCTACGAAGACGTGGTGAAAAGCGCTCCAGACGCATGGGCCAAGCGCGATGAAGTGTGCGCAGGGTTGATGTATTACCCGCTGGTGGATACGGGATGGGACGCGCGGCCGTGGCACGGCGACCGTTCCCTGCAACTTGTCGGCCGCACTCCAGAGCGTTTCGAACGCATTCTGCGTGAGGCGAAGACGTATTGCGAGGCGCACGCGAAGAGACTTGTCGTGCTAGGGCCCGTGAACGAATGGGGTGAAGGCAGCTACATCGAACCTTGTGCCGAATACGACTTCGGCATGCTTGAGGCCGTGCGCGCTGTGTTTGGCAAGGGCGATCCGTCGCTGTGGCCGGTGAATGTCGCGCCGAGCGATATTGGACTCGGTCCCTATGATTTTCCCGCGAGGCCCGAAGCGAACGTGTGGAACTTCGACAACGATGCAGACGGTTGGGCCTCCATGATGGGTGTATCCGATCTTCGTGCCGAGGACGGCTCACTGCGATTCCGAACGGCCTCCGGCGATCCTGCCATCACTGCATCGTTGGCGGAACTGAAGGCGTCCAAGTTCACGACCTTTGAGTTCACCATTCGCATTGCGGGCGCATCGACAGAAGCGGCCGCCGCCCAGCTTTTCTGGTCGCGAGGAAGCACGATGAGCGAAGCTGCGAGTGTGTCGGTTCCAGTGAAAGCGGATGGCTCGGCGCATACGTATTCGATGGATCTGAAAGCGAATCCGAATTGGCGCGGCTTTGTCTCCACGCTTCGGTTCGATCCGTGCAATGTGGCGAACGTCGACGTGACGATCGATTCCATGCGATTCCGTTGA
- a CDS encoding YfhO family protein, whose protein sequence is MTERTKTCLTTLAAIAGIAAVTLTVFGRVLWHGDPYVATYPGTDVILQYAQYRYFAAMELLQGDFPQWNPYLFCGMPYHATWQSALLYPINVVYLALSIQTAVNIDLMASVFLCGTFMVLWARGRGLSAPASFFAGCVTMLSGAYYCHVQPGHASYLAGFAWAPLVFLAADKLLESPRLTWVLLGAMAVCMQIFGAHPQAVYVTAFAMGPYCLLNLLHARKRFRSGMALAAMGLLAALLGAIQLWPGVFASDESSRAGGVGINFATDFSMPPENFLTAIVPGLFGRVDTPPYWGQWLIWEVHVFIGITALAFALYGARWAPREQRRYLLLISVFLAAVSVGLRTPLYGLLFHYAPGFNMFRVPARYLVPATMFVGLLAAAGFDALRRRRHVPRFLVSILAASVCATLLALAFHWYVTTPADAVRPAHAFLRVVHAWFAAHWPLTVPPTPEASQHVVRGLLMACLVGATLVVLFSLNRVGRWPAYAALCLGVAELVLFARANTGMAPFETALPEPLAAIRQDNPGDYRVLLAAPVNQTMMHDMYSVWGYDSWLLGRYYRLMSKMTAPTGIELGGCGYLDHFNPLFAMLRLRYYVDPNLGDKAVREFPDPLPHALIVHDYKVAKDADESLKMTLEPGFDPRKTVILEQEPSPKPDPNGAGGRVQVLDLTTDTLTCEVYTEYPALLLITDAYSRDWRVSSLKPAGEPYAILPANYALRAIPLSAGRHLIRMVYTPRGFVAGAWVSALSWFAAFLLGVWMVRRSRRKTAALHYALEDVSADLAVNPVRPV, encoded by the coding sequence ATGACTGAACGTACGAAGACGTGTCTGACGACGCTTGCGGCAATTGCCGGTATCGCCGCAGTCACGCTGACCGTCTTTGGGCGCGTCTTGTGGCACGGCGATCCGTATGTGGCGACGTATCCGGGCACGGACGTCATTCTCCAATATGCGCAATACCGCTACTTTGCGGCTATGGAATTGCTGCAGGGGGACTTTCCCCAGTGGAATCCGTATCTCTTTTGCGGTATGCCCTACCATGCGACTTGGCAGTCCGCCCTTCTATACCCGATTAATGTGGTTTACCTCGCGCTGTCCATCCAGACCGCCGTCAATATCGATCTTATGGCGAGCGTGTTCTTGTGCGGAACATTCATGGTTCTTTGGGCGCGCGGGCGCGGGCTGAGCGCCCCAGCCTCGTTTTTTGCGGGCTGCGTAACGATGTTGTCCGGCGCGTATTATTGCCACGTCCAGCCGGGGCATGCGTCGTACCTGGCGGGATTTGCGTGGGCGCCGCTGGTATTTCTGGCTGCGGATAAACTGCTGGAATCCCCGAGACTCACATGGGTCCTCCTCGGTGCGATGGCTGTGTGCATGCAGATTTTCGGCGCGCATCCCCAGGCGGTCTACGTCACGGCATTTGCGATGGGTCCGTACTGTCTACTCAACCTGCTGCATGCCCGAAAGCGCTTCCGCTCGGGAATGGCGCTGGCCGCAATGGGCTTGCTTGCGGCTTTGCTCGGCGCGATACAACTCTGGCCGGGAGTGTTCGCCAGCGACGAGAGTTCGCGCGCGGGTGGCGTAGGTATCAACTTTGCCACCGATTTCTCCATGCCTCCCGAGAACTTTCTTACCGCGATCGTCCCTGGATTGTTTGGTCGCGTCGATACTCCGCCCTATTGGGGGCAGTGGCTGATTTGGGAAGTCCACGTCTTTATTGGTATCACGGCGCTTGCATTCGCTCTATACGGTGCGCGGTGGGCGCCCCGAGAACAGCGGCGCTATCTGCTCTTGATTTCGGTTTTTCTCGCGGCTGTCTCGGTCGGTCTGCGGACGCCGTTGTACGGTCTGCTCTTTCACTACGCGCCCGGCTTCAATATGTTCCGCGTACCTGCGCGCTATTTGGTGCCTGCAACGATGTTTGTCGGCTTGCTCGCCGCCGCTGGATTCGATGCCCTGCGCAGGCGACGACACGTTCCGCGTTTCCTCGTTTCCATACTCGCCGCGAGTGTTTGCGCTACGCTCTTGGCGCTTGCATTCCACTGGTACGTGACGACACCTGCGGACGCGGTCCGGCCAGCCCACGCATTCCTGCGCGTCGTTCATGCATGGTTCGCGGCGCATTGGCCTCTGACCGTTCCGCCCACCCCCGAGGCATCGCAGCATGTCGTGCGCGGGTTACTTATGGCGTGTCTAGTGGGAGCAACGCTCGTTGTCTTGTTCTCGCTGAACCGTGTCGGACGTTGGCCCGCCTATGCGGCGCTGTGTCTCGGCGTTGCGGAACTGGTTCTATTCGCGCGCGCGAATACAGGAATGGCTCCATTCGAGACTGCGCTGCCGGAACCTCTGGCAGCGATTCGGCAAGATAATCCTGGCGACTACCGCGTACTTCTCGCGGCCCCTGTGAATCAGACGATGATGCACGACATGTACTCGGTATGGGGTTACGATTCCTGGCTCCTTGGCAGATACTACAGGTTGATGAGCAAGATGACCGCGCCAACCGGCATCGAGTTGGGCGGATGCGGCTATCTCGATCACTTCAATCCGCTGTTTGCGATGCTACGCTTGCGTTACTACGTGGACCCGAATCTTGGCGACAAGGCGGTGCGAGAGTTCCCCGACCCGCTTCCGCATGCGCTGATTGTGCACGACTACAAGGTTGCCAAAGACGCGGACGAGTCTTTGAAGATGACCCTGGAGCCCGGGTTCGATCCGCGCAAGACGGTCATTCTGGAACAAGAACCCAGTCCGAAGCCTGACCCCAACGGCGCCGGGGGCCGCGTTCAAGTTCTGGACTTAACAACGGACACCTTGACGTGCGAAGTCTACACGGAGTATCCCGCGCTGCTTTTGATTACCGATGCGTATAGCAGGGATTGGCGTGTTTCATCACTGAAACCCGCCGGTGAACCCTATGCGATCCTGCCCGCCAACTATGCGTTGCGGGCTATACCGTTGTCAGCGGGCAGGCATCTTATTCGCATGGTGTACACGCCGAGAGGATTCGTTGCCGGCGCGTGGGTTTCCGCGCTCTCGTGGTTCGCCGCGTTCCTGCTGGGCGTATGGATGGTACGTCGTTCACGCCGCAAGACCGCGGCGTTACATTACGCGCTGGAAGACGTCTCCGCTGACCTCGCGGTGAACCCAGTGCGACCCGTCTAG